The proteins below are encoded in one region of Desulfobacterales bacterium:
- the purN gene encoding phosphoribosylglycinamide formyltransferase translates to MTPTSPIRIGALISGTGSNLEAILMACETGQIKGKVVFVGTDNPGAKGLEKAEKRGIPAFVVDYSKIIRDFKQNPDPMRLPDDYDGGEIISRQSLFPKEAKPERVATYFATRALAEAELLSQMADHPFDLLVLAGFMRNLSPYFIDRVNTDHMRPKIMNIHPALLPAFPGTDGYGDTFRYGCKVGGCTVHFIDYGEDTGPIIGQRAFPIDATDTIESIKKKGLTLEWELYPACIALFAENRLVPVKMTYTLKNGETRQRTVVKVIENDVFK, encoded by the coding sequence ATGACCCCAACCTCCCCCATTCGCATCGGCGCGCTGATTTCCGGCACCGGCTCCAACCTGGAAGCCATTTTAATGGCCTGTGAAACCGGCCAAATAAAGGGGAAAGTGGTATTTGTGGGCACAGACAACCCCGGGGCCAAAGGGCTGGAAAAGGCCGAAAAGCGGGGCATCCCCGCATTTGTGGTCGATTATTCAAAAATTATCCGGGATTTCAAGCAGAATCCGGATCCCATGCGGCTGCCGGATGACTATGACGGCGGCGAGATCATTTCCCGCCAGTCACTGTTTCCAAAGGAGGCGAAGCCCGAGAGAGTGGCCACCTATTTTGCCACCCGGGCCCTGGCAGAGGCTGAACTGCTTTCGCAAATGGCCGACCACCCGTTTGATCTGCTGGTGCTGGCGGGCTTCATGCGGAATTTAAGCCCCTATTTCATCGACCGGGTCAACACCGATCATATGCGGCCCAAAATCATGAACATCCACCCCGCCCTTCTCCCGGCATTTCCCGGCACTGACGGCTACGGGGATACGTTCCGCTATGGCTGCAAGGTGGGGGGCTGTACGGTGCATTTCATCGATTACGGCGAGGATACCGGCCCGATCATCGGACAGCGGGCATTTCCGATCGATGCGACCGACACCATCGAGAGCATCAAGAAAAAGGGGCTGACCCTGGAATGGGAACTCTATCCGGCATGCATCGCGCTTTTTGCCGAAAACCGCCTGGTGCCGGTCAAAATGACTTACACCTTAAAAAACGGCGAGACCCGGCAACGGACGGTGGTAAAAGTTATAGAAAATGATGTTTTCAAATAA
- a CDS encoding DUF4340 domain-containing protein has translation MKSKKEYIILIAVAIVLIMYLLLHQSDRTLYQLPEMPDLSEKEISRLEIKTPDETIELKKEAGQWVIKPQGYKAAGKKIDKMIDTLKDFQLTALVSESKSYTRYELSPDKKIMVKAWAGGETVRTFAVGKAAPSNRHTFVKLPDNPNVYHARNNFRRNFDQRLADLRDKTVLALKADEIQAVEINDTDRQLKIARTQTEAEVDVSSNASEKTEKTKEDTPEKPVWQDTKGNEVEASQVEDLLNSLSGLKCKSFINDREKSDFTDPIYEVTLTGPETHTLSIFEKAAEEDNTYPAVSSGSQHPFNLSAQKAESIMEAIDEE, from the coding sequence ATGAAGTCCAAAAAAGAATATATCATTCTGATTGCGGTTGCGATTGTCCTGATAATGTACCTGCTGCTCCATCAGTCCGACCGGACCCTTTATCAGCTGCCGGAGATGCCGGATCTTTCGGAAAAGGAAATCAGCCGGCTGGAAATTAAAACCCCGGATGAGACCATTGAGCTCAAAAAAGAGGCCGGCCAATGGGTTATCAAGCCGCAGGGCTACAAGGCGGCGGGCAAGAAAATTGATAAAATGATCGATACCTTAAAGGATTTCCAGTTAACCGCCCTGGTGTCGGAATCAAAAAGCTATACCCGCTACGAGCTGTCTCCTGATAAAAAAATAATGGTCAAGGCCTGGGCGGGGGGTGAGACGGTCCGGACCTTTGCCGTCGGCAAAGCCGCCCCGTCGAACCGGCATACGTTCGTCAAACTCCCGGATAACCCGAACGTCTACCATGCCCGAAACAATTTCCGCCGCAATTTTGACCAGCGATTGGCCGACCTGCGGGACAAAACCGTGCTGGCATTAAAAGCCGATGAAATTCAGGCCGTTGAAATAAACGATACGGACAGGCAGCTGAAAATCGCCCGCACGCAGACCGAAGCCGAGGTCGACGTTTCTTCTAACGCATCCGAAAAAACGGAAAAAACAAAGGAAGATACACCGGAAAAACCGGTCTGGCAGGATACCAAAGGCAATGAAGTGGAAGCATCCCAAGTGGAGGATCTCTTAAACAGCCTCTCGGGGCTCAAATGCAAAAGCTTCATCAATGACCGGGAAAAATCCGATTTTACCGATCCGATATATGAAGTCACTTTGACCGGGCCGGAAACCCATACACTGTCCATTTTTGAGAAGGCGGCAGAGGAAGATAATACCTATCCGGCGGTCTCATCCGGCAGCCAACACCCGTTTAACCTCTCCGCCCAAAAGGCGGAGAGCATTATGGAAGCCATTGATGAGGAATAG
- a CDS encoding Gldg family protein, translating to MNRAEKYIKFLIYAAVIILINVVGITLFFRIDLTENNIYSLSRASKQAVATISEPMTIKVFFTENLPAPHNNTQRYLRDLLEEYAIHANEYFNYRFYNVSPREEGVTQEARENQELAENYGIRPVEIRTVEQDEIKFKKAYMGLVLIHGDLIEKIPALTSTEQIEYELTTAINKLNNKISKLAGLEEKVNIKLIMSSSLETVAPYMGLKQLPQLPEKIKEAVAALNDKNYNQLAYDYVDPGQGDELDQTLDKYNVMSLKWPDIPEENIRAGRGAIGLVMEHKDRVKQVRLMDVVRMPIIGTRYELIDTENLNEIINENIETLIGINENIGYLASHGAPSLAGGMGMNQQQGESLRNFNMHLSESYAVKPINLSEEPIPESLNCLVIAQPTKKFSDYELFKLDQALMRGTNLAIFTDAYKESEQPQQQQQFNFNQPGYEPFDSGLKKLLAHYGVRLRDAFVMDKNCYKQTLPAQAGGGERPIYYAPVIQHQNINSELDFMKSIKGMITLQNSPLELVDEQIKNQGLQAHELFASSKQSWLKSGKTNLNPIFMQPPQANEEFKSYPLAYLVEGEFKSYFEGKPIPARDADESEKEASAGDENADKPSEAKEGPGDPEIDLSKIESAQEFEAAGRPAKLAIIGSSALLKDNLVDQEAQSPNTTFLLNVIDVLNHRSDIAAMRGKTQRFNPLDETPAVTKTGVKIINIAGLPVLVVLFGLIAWRRRRVRRKRIQMMFQG from the coding sequence ATGAACCGGGCGGAAAAATATATCAAGTTTCTCATCTACGCGGCGGTGATCATCCTGATCAATGTGGTTGGGATCACCCTGTTTTTTCGGATTGATCTCACGGAAAACAACATCTACTCCCTGTCCAGGGCGAGCAAGCAGGCGGTGGCAACGATTTCCGAACCCATGACCATCAAGGTGTTTTTCACCGAAAACCTCCCGGCCCCGCACAACAACACCCAGCGCTACCTCCGGGATCTTCTGGAGGAATACGCCATTCATGCCAATGAGTACTTTAATTACCGCTTCTATAACGTGAGCCCCAGGGAGGAAGGCGTCACCCAGGAGGCCCGGGAGAATCAGGAGCTGGCTGAAAACTACGGCATCCGGCCGGTTGAAATCCGAACCGTGGAGCAGGATGAAATCAAATTTAAAAAAGCCTACATGGGCCTTGTACTGATCCACGGGGATCTGATTGAAAAAATTCCCGCGCTCACCTCAACCGAGCAGATCGAGTATGAACTGACCACCGCGATCAACAAGTTAAACAACAAAATCAGCAAGCTGGCAGGCCTGGAGGAGAAGGTGAACATCAAACTCATCATGTCCTCCTCCCTTGAGACGGTCGCCCCGTATATGGGCCTCAAGCAGCTGCCGCAGCTGCCGGAAAAGATCAAGGAAGCCGTGGCGGCGTTAAATGACAAAAACTACAACCAGCTGGCCTATGACTACGTGGATCCGGGCCAGGGCGATGAACTGGATCAAACCCTTGATAAGTACAATGTGATGAGCCTTAAATGGCCGGATATTCCTGAAGAAAATATCCGTGCCGGCCGCGGCGCCATCGGGCTTGTTATGGAACACAAAGACAGGGTCAAGCAAGTCCGGCTCATGGATGTGGTCCGGATGCCCATCATCGGCACCCGCTATGAGCTTATTGATACGGAGAATTTAAATGAAATCATCAATGAAAACATTGAAACCCTGATCGGCATCAATGAAAATATCGGCTACCTGGCCAGTCACGGGGCGCCTTCCCTTGCGGGGGGGATGGGGATGAATCAGCAGCAGGGCGAGAGCCTCCGCAACTTTAACATGCATTTATCGGAGAGCTATGCGGTCAAGCCGATCAACCTGTCCGAGGAGCCGATTCCGGAAAGTTTAAACTGCCTGGTCATCGCCCAGCCCACGAAAAAATTTTCCGATTACGAGCTCTTTAAGCTCGATCAGGCCCTGATGCGGGGCACCAACCTGGCGATTTTTACGGATGCCTACAAAGAGAGCGAACAGCCGCAGCAACAGCAGCAGTTCAATTTCAACCAGCCGGGGTATGAGCCCTTTGATTCGGGATTAAAAAAGCTTCTGGCCCATTACGGGGTCAGGCTGCGCGATGCCTTTGTCATGGACAAAAACTGCTACAAGCAGACCCTGCCCGCCCAGGCCGGCGGCGGCGAGCGGCCCATCTACTACGCGCCGGTGATTCAGCACCAGAACATCAATAGCGAGCTTGATTTCATGAAAAGCATCAAGGGGATGATCACCCTGCAGAATTCGCCGCTGGAGTTGGTGGACGAGCAGATCAAAAACCAGGGCTTACAGGCGCATGAACTGTTCGCCTCATCCAAGCAGTCCTGGCTAAAATCCGGCAAGACCAATTTAAACCCGATTTTCATGCAGCCGCCCCAGGCAAATGAAGAATTCAAGTCCTATCCCCTGGCCTACCTGGTTGAAGGCGAATTCAAGAGCTATTTTGAAGGAAAACCGATTCCGGCCAGGGATGCGGATGAATCTGAAAAAGAGGCATCCGCAGGCGATGAAAACGCTGACAAGCCCTCTGAAGCAAAAGAAGGTCCGGGCGATCCGGAAATTGACCTTTCCAAAATCGAAAGCGCCCAGGAGTTCGAGGCCGCCGGCCGGCCGGCCAAGCTGGCCATCATCGGCTCATCCGCCCTTTTAAAGGACAACCTTGTGGATCAGGAGGCCCAGAGCCCGAACACCACGTTTCTCTTAAATGTCATCGATGTATTAAACCACCGCAGCGATATCGCCGCCATGCGCGGCAAAACCCAGCGGTTCAATCCGCTGGATGAAACCCCGGCAGTGACCAAAACCGGCGTTAAAATCATAAACATCGCCGGCCTCCCGGTGCTGGTGGTGCTCTTCGGGCTGATTGCCTGGCGGCGCCGCCGGGTCCGCAGAAAACGAATCCAGATGATGTTTCAAGGCTGA
- a CDS encoding ABC transporter, translating to MRQATYILQKELKDYFVTPIAYIVITIFLVVTGWFFFSTFFLYNQASLRNFFNLLPLIFSFVIPAVTMRLFAEELSKGSYELLRTMPITFGDIIVGKFLAGVVMAAAMLLPTIAYPISISFLGELDWGPVIGGYIGAILLGGAFSAIGLFASAVTHNQIVAFIVGAAICFALTLVDKMLFFFPEAILSVVEYLGADFHFSNISKGIIDSRDLIYFLSVIFIGLYATYLVLMQKE from the coding sequence ATGCGGCAAGCTACATACATCCTGCAAAAAGAATTAAAGGATTACTTTGTCACGCCGATCGCCTACATCGTGATCACCATTTTTCTCGTGGTGACGGGCTGGTTTTTCTTTTCCACCTTCTTTCTCTACAACCAGGCCAGTCTTCGGAATTTTTTCAACCTGCTGCCCCTGATCTTCTCGTTTGTGATTCCGGCGGTAACCATGCGGCTCTTTGCCGAGGAGCTGAGCAAAGGCTCATACGAGCTGCTAAGGACCATGCCCATTACATTCGGGGACATAATTGTCGGTAAATTCCTGGCCGGGGTGGTTATGGCCGCTGCCATGCTGCTGCCCACCATCGCCTACCCCATCTCGATTTCGTTTCTGGGCGAGCTTGACTGGGGACCGGTAATCGGCGGCTACATAGGCGCGATTCTCTTAGGCGGGGCGTTTTCCGCCATCGGCCTGTTTGCCTCGGCGGTCACCCACAACCAGATTGTCGCCTTTATCGTGGGCGCCGCCATCTGCTTTGCCCTCACGCTGGTTGACAAGATGCTGTTTTTCTTTCCGGAAGCGATTTTAAGCGTCGTGGAGTATCTGGGGGCGGATTTTCATTTCTCAAACATTTCCAAAGGGATCATCGACTCCCGGGATCTGATTTATTTTCTAAGCGTCATCTTTATCGGCCTCTACGCCACCTATCTGGTGCTGATGCAAAAAGAATAG
- a CDS encoding ATP-binding cassette domain-containing protein, translating into MIHVDNLTKFYDGFCAVDGISIDIQKGEILGLLGPNGAGKTTTLKMLTGYFPPTSGTIAINDLNISDHLLEIKQMIGYLPESSPFYKDLLVYDYLDYVAKIRGIPNTERHTRIKYLADLCGLNHVMHKSIGELSKGLNQRVGLAHAMMRDPEILILDEPTQGLDPNQIVEIRKIIRKIGEEKTIIFSTHILSEAEATCDRIVIINQGKIVADGETETLKQSAGRESTIQITLENAGFDTVSQTLKPIEGVDSVEKIEQTDDGRLSVKIACRSESDRREDIYKAIKNTDWVLLEFYQETRTLETIFSDLTRQINKDLT; encoded by the coding sequence ATGATTCATGTCGACAACCTGACCAAATTCTACGATGGCTTCTGTGCGGTGGACGGAATCTCCATAGATATCCAAAAGGGTGAAATCCTCGGGCTCCTGGGCCCAAACGGCGCGGGAAAAACCACCACGCTTAAAATGCTCACCGGCTATTTTCCGCCCACCTCCGGCACCATCGCGATAAATGATCTAAACATCAGCGATCACCTGCTGGAAATCAAGCAGATGATCGGCTACCTGCCGGAATCCTCCCCTTTTTACAAGGATCTCCTGGTCTATGACTATCTGGACTATGTGGCCAAAATCCGCGGCATTCCAAACACTGAACGCCACACCCGGATTAAATACCTGGCTGATCTCTGCGGCTTAAACCATGTGATGCACAAGTCCATCGGCGAGCTCTCCAAGGGGCTCAATCAGCGGGTGGGGCTGGCCCATGCCATGATGCGCGATCCCGAGATTCTTATCCTGGATGAGCCCACCCAGGGCTTAGACCCCAACCAGATCGTTGAGATCCGAAAAATCATCCGCAAAATCGGCGAAGAAAAAACCATTATTTTTTCCACCCATATCTTAAGCGAGGCGGAAGCCACCTGCGACCGGATCGTGATTATCAATCAGGGTAAAATCGTGGCAGACGGAGAGACGGAAACCCTCAAGCAGTCCGCCGGCCGGGAATCCACCATCCAGATAACCCTGGAAAACGCCGGATTTGATACGGTCAGCCAGACCTTAAAGCCGATAGAGGGCGTGGATTCGGTGGAAAAAATCGAGCAGACCGATGACGGGCGCCTGTCTGTTAAAATCGCCTGCCGGTCTGAATCCGACCGGCGCGAAGACATTTATAAAGCCATCAAGAACACGGACTGGGTGCTGCTTGAATTTTACCAGGAGACCCGAACGCTTGAAACCATCTTCAGCGATCTGACCCGGCAAATCAACAAGGACCTAACTTGA
- the mazG gene encoding nucleoside triphosphate pyrophosphohydrolase has protein sequence MEAFDRLVKIMETLRAPGGCPWDAEQTHQSLVKNLIEEAYELAEAIDKDDPEAVMEELGDVLLQVVFHSTLAKEAERFEVTDVINYLCDKLVYRHPHVFGDTQVSGARDVIRNWDRLKRKENGKQKRESILSGVPERLPALLYALKIQSTASRVGFDWEHPAQVREKIDEELAELSAAMDGESSRDMAEEIGDILFSVVNLARKLDIDPEAALRRSNRKFAHRFYAIEKTAAQAGKRLSEMPMDEKEAIWQAAKTDDAD, from the coding sequence ATGGAAGCATTTGACCGACTCGTAAAAATTATGGAAACCCTGCGGGCCCCGGGTGGCTGCCCCTGGGATGCGGAGCAGACACATCAAAGCCTGGTTAAAAACCTGATTGAAGAAGCCTATGAACTGGCGGAGGCGATCGATAAGGATGACCCGGAAGCCGTTATGGAGGAGCTTGGGGATGTGCTTTTGCAGGTGGTGTTTCACAGCACCCTGGCCAAAGAGGCGGAGCGGTTTGAAGTCACGGATGTGATCAACTATTTGTGCGATAAGCTGGTTTACCGGCATCCGCATGTCTTCGGCGACACGCAGGTCAGCGGTGCAAGGGATGTGATCCGCAACTGGGACCGGCTGAAGCGCAAAGAAAACGGCAAGCAAAAGCGCGAATCCATTCTGTCCGGCGTGCCTGAGCGCCTGCCGGCGCTTTTGTATGCGCTAAAGATTCAATCCACCGCCAGCCGGGTGGGGTTTGACTGGGAGCATCCGGCCCAGGTCCGGGAAAAAATCGATGAAGAGCTGGCTGAGCTCTCTGCGGCCATGGACGGGGAAAGCAGCCGGGATATGGCCGAGGAAATCGGGGATATCCTGTTTTCCGTCGTCAATCTGGCCAGAAAACTGGATATCGACCCGGAGGCGGCGTTGCGGCGTTCCAACCGGAAATTCGCCCACCGGTTTTATGCGATTGAAAAAACCGCGGCGCAGGCCGGCAAACGGCTGTCCGAAATGCCGATGGATGAAAAGGAGGCGATCTGGCAGGCAGCCAAGACGGATGATGCGGATTAG
- the galE gene encoding UDP-glucose 4-epimerase GalE produces MKILVTGGAGYIGSHTCLLLLEAGYDVCVVDNLSNSKRVPLERIQEITGRNLEFACTDLTHKKALAQVFEAHSFDAVIHFAGFKAVGESVLMPLKYYWNNIAGTLVLLELMNAYGVQNIVFSSSATVYGEPDRVPIKETFPVCPTNPYGQTKLHIENILRDLYTADQNWNIAILRYFNPVGAHPSGMIGEDPNDIPNNLMPFISQVAVGKLPELSVYGNDYPTPDGTGVRDYIHVMDLAAGHICALNKLKKNPGLVTYNLGTGRGYSVLEMISAFEKMSGQPIPYKITARREGDIATCYADPSLAEAEMGWKAELDINAMCRDTWRWQSKNPDGYI; encoded by the coding sequence ATGAAAATACTTGTTACCGGCGGAGCGGGCTATATCGGAAGTCATACCTGCCTTTTGCTGCTTGAGGCAGGCTATGATGTGTGCGTGGTGGATAACTTATCCAACAGCAAGCGGGTTCCGTTAGAGCGCATCCAGGAAATCACCGGCCGCAATCTGGAATTTGCCTGCACCGACTTGACGCATAAAAAAGCGCTGGCACAAGTATTTGAGGCCCATTCGTTTGATGCGGTGATTCATTTTGCAGGGTTTAAGGCGGTCGGTGAATCGGTTTTAATGCCCTTAAAATATTACTGGAATAACATCGCTGGCACCCTGGTATTATTGGAGTTAATGAATGCCTATGGGGTGCAAAACATTGTATTCAGTTCCTCGGCCACGGTTTACGGTGAGCCCGATAGGGTGCCCATCAAAGAAACTTTTCCGGTCTGTCCGACAAACCCCTATGGGCAAACCAAGCTCCATATTGAAAATATTCTGCGCGATCTTTATACGGCCGATCAGAACTGGAATATCGCCATTCTCAGATATTTTAATCCGGTCGGCGCCCATCCCAGCGGAATGATCGGCGAAGACCCCAATGATATTCCCAATAATCTGATGCCGTTTATCAGCCAGGTGGCGGTGGGCAAACTGCCGGAGTTGTCCGTATACGGCAACGATTATCCGACCCCTGACGGCACAGGGGTCAGGGATTATATCCATGTAATGGATCTGGCTGCCGGCCATATCTGCGCACTGAATAAACTTAAGAAAAACCCGGGGCTGGTAACTTATAACCTGGGGACCGGCCGAGGTTATAGCGTGCTTGAAATGATTTCAGCCTTTGAAAAAATGTCCGGTCAACCGATACCTTATAAAATCACGGCCCGCCGGGAAGGCGATATTGCGACCTGCTACGCGGATCCGTCGCTTGCCGAGGCGGAGATGGGCTGGAAAGCGGAACTGGATATTAATGCCATGTGCCGGGATACCTGGCGCTGGCAGTCCAAGAATCCGGATGGGTATATTTAG
- a CDS encoding AAA family ATPase, producing MYLEHYRLTQKPFQINTDPEFLWLGEKHREALATLQYGLLENKSFLLLTGDVGVGKTTIVNAFLQMLDKNDQVAVIHNPVFEPLDFFNYLAKLYGLSAAFETKGDFLNAFNDFLSNAYYQGRRVVLIIDECQLLSPALMEEIRLFSNIEKKGTKLINIFFVGQLEFNDILLRPENRAIRQRIEVNFNILPLSLKETQKYIEYRLSFAGATRKIFKASAIRKIYRFSKGYPRLINIIADRALLTGFIKSARKIKKGIVKECVKEIDLSSSNRKTQNYDNSTSYKSVSEKNDSPVNQETTLKDANPKTEAVKAFEKFASIDEKKFREKMDDLNIKRSNGVRLLLNRIHQGALDPNELISSGDSESKNIFSRELITELERIRHEVNDESIRPLLDLLVNLNKSEI from the coding sequence ATGTATCTCGAACATTATCGGCTCACACAGAAACCGTTTCAGATTAATACGGACCCCGAGTTTCTCTGGCTTGGCGAGAAGCACCGGGAAGCCTTGGCCACACTTCAATACGGACTTTTGGAAAATAAAAGTTTTTTGCTTTTAACCGGTGATGTAGGGGTCGGAAAAACCACTATTGTCAATGCATTTCTCCAGATGCTTGATAAGAATGACCAGGTAGCGGTGATTCACAATCCGGTTTTCGAGCCGCTTGATTTTTTTAATTACCTGGCGAAACTGTATGGATTGTCAGCGGCGTTTGAAACAAAGGGAGATTTCCTTAACGCTTTTAATGATTTTTTATCTAATGCCTACTACCAGGGTAGACGTGTGGTATTGATCATTGATGAATGTCAATTGTTAAGCCCGGCACTAATGGAAGAGATCCGGCTTTTTTCAAATATTGAAAAAAAGGGCACAAAGCTCATCAACATATTTTTTGTCGGTCAGCTTGAGTTCAATGATATTCTCCTTCGCCCTGAAAACAGGGCCATCAGGCAGCGAATCGAGGTAAATTTTAATATTTTGCCGCTATCGCTGAAGGAGACGCAAAAATATATTGAATACCGTCTATCTTTTGCCGGGGCGACCAGAAAAATTTTTAAAGCAAGTGCGATACGAAAAATTTATCGATTCTCCAAAGGGTATCCGCGATTAATAAATATCATTGCCGATCGCGCGCTATTGACCGGCTTCATCAAGTCCGCCAGAAAAATAAAAAAGGGTATTGTCAAAGAATGTGTTAAAGAAATTGATCTTTCCAGTTCAAATAGAAAAACGCAAAATTATGACAATTCAACGTCATATAAATCAGTATCGGAAAAAAATGATAGCCCGGTTAACCAAGAAACTACTTTAAAAGATGCGAATCCAAAAACAGAGGCGGTAAAGGCCTTTGAAAAGTTTGCATCGATTGATGAAAAAAAATTCCGCGAAAAAATGGATGATTTGAATATAAAACGGTCAAATGGTGTTCGTCTTTTATTAAACAGAATTCACCAAGGAGCTTTGGATCCCAATGAATTGATTTCATCTGGCGATTCTGAATCGAAAAATATATTCTCAAGAGAACTCATCACTGAACTGGAGCGGATTCGACATGAGGTAAACGATGAAAGTATTAGGCCGCTTCTTGATTTGTTAGTTAATTTAAATAAATCTGAGATTTAA